The Pseudomonas allokribbensis genome has a window encoding:
- the purN gene encoding phosphoribosylglycinamide formyltransferase, which translates to MSATCDIVVLLSGTGSNLQALIDSTRTGDSPVRIAAVISNRADAYGLQRASDAGIATRSLDHKGFEGREAFDAALIELIDAFKPKLVVLAGFMRILSADFVRHYQGRLLNIHPSLLPKYKGLHTHQRALEAGDAEHGCSVHFVTEELDGGPLVVQAVIPVELHDSPQSLAQRVHVQEHLIYPMAVRWFAEGRLTLGEQGALLDGQLLGASGHLIRN; encoded by the coding sequence ATGTCCGCAACCTGTGATATCGTGGTGCTGCTGTCCGGCACCGGCAGTAACTTGCAGGCTCTGATCGACAGCACGCGGACCGGCGACAGCCCGGTCCGCATCGCTGCGGTGATTTCCAACCGCGCCGACGCTTACGGCCTGCAACGCGCCAGTGACGCGGGTATCGCCACCCGCTCGCTGGATCACAAGGGGTTCGAAGGCCGCGAGGCCTTCGATGCCGCCCTGATCGAACTGATCGACGCCTTCAAGCCCAAACTCGTGGTACTGGCCGGGTTCATGCGCATTCTCAGCGCTGACTTCGTCCGTCATTACCAGGGTCGCCTGCTCAACATCCACCCGTCGCTGCTACCCAAATACAAAGGGTTACACACTCATCAGCGCGCGCTGGAGGCCGGCGACGCCGAACACGGCTGCTCCGTGCACTTCGTCACCGAGGAACTCGATGGCGGACCACTGGTCGTACAGGCAGTAATACCGGTAGAGTTGCACGATTCGCCGCAGAGTCTGGCGCAACGGGTTCACGTTCAGGAACACCTGATCTACCCGATGGCCGTACGCTGGTTTGCCGAAGGACGGCTGACCCTCGGCGAGCAAGGTGCTTTACTGGATGGCCAGTTACTTGGGGCCAGCGGTCACTTGATTCGAAACTAG
- the cobO gene encoding cob(I)yrinic acid a,c-diamide adenosyltransferase yields the protein MTDSPERDERHLARMQRKKAVIDERIANSPDECGLVLVLTGNGKGKSSSAFGMLARAMGHGMQCGVVQFIKGRNSTGEELFFRRFPEQVRFHVMGEGFTWETQDRQRDIAAAEAAWEVSRELLRDPSIGLVVLDELNIALKHGYLDLDQVLSDLQARPPMQHVIVTGRAAKPEMIEMGDTVTEMGMIKHAFQAGIKAQKGVEL from the coding sequence ATGACTGATTCCCCCGAACGCGACGAGCGCCATCTGGCGCGCATGCAGCGCAAAAAAGCCGTGATCGACGAGCGCATCGCCAATTCGCCAGACGAATGCGGCCTGGTGCTGGTGCTGACCGGCAATGGCAAAGGCAAAAGCAGCTCGGCGTTCGGCATGCTCGCCCGCGCCATGGGCCACGGCATGCAGTGCGGCGTGGTGCAGTTCATCAAGGGCCGCAACAGCACCGGGGAGGAGCTGTTCTTCCGCCGCTTCCCCGAGCAGGTACGTTTTCATGTGATGGGCGAAGGTTTCACCTGGGAAACCCAGGATCGCCAGCGCGACATCGCCGCTGCCGAAGCTGCATGGGAAGTGTCCCGCGAACTGCTGCGTGATCCGTCGATCGGTCTGGTGGTGCTCGATGAGCTGAACATCGCTCTCAAGCACGGTTACCTCGATCTGGATCAGGTGCTCAGCGATCTGCAGGCCCGTCCGCCGATGCAGCATGTGATCGTCACCGGCCGCGCTGCCAAGCCGGAAATGATCGAGATGGGCGACACCGTCACCGAAATGGGCATGATCAAACACGCCTTCCAGGCCGGTATCAAAGCGCAGAAAGGCGTCGAACTTTGA
- a CDS encoding AI-2E family transporter, which yields MADTRRWFWLGGVLLLCAFVWLLHPILTPFLVALLLAYLFDPLVDRLERLGLSRTWGVIAVFALFTLIVTTLLLVLVPMLAKQLLRLYELAPQMLDWLQHTALPWAQSKLGLSEGFWKFDKVKAAITEHMGQTTDIVGVVLSQATASSLALIGWLANLVLIPVVSFYLLRDWDVMMAKIRSLLPRDREERVVALAGECHEVLGAFVRGQLLVMLALGVIYAAGLMIVGLELGLLIGLIAGLAAIVPYMGFVIGIGAALIAGLFQFGGDLYPMIGIVAVFMVGQALEGMVLTPLLVGDRIGLHPVAVIFAILAGGELFGFTGVLLALPVAAVIMVLVRHVHDLYKDSDIYSGVDDPKL from the coding sequence ATGGCCGATACGCGGCGTTGGTTCTGGCTCGGTGGGGTGCTCCTGCTTTGCGCGTTTGTCTGGTTGCTGCATCCGATCCTCACGCCGTTTCTGGTGGCGCTGTTGCTCGCTTATCTGTTCGACCCTTTGGTGGATCGTCTTGAGCGACTTGGCTTGTCCCGTACCTGGGGCGTGATTGCGGTGTTTGCCTTGTTCACCCTGATCGTCACCACGTTGCTGCTGGTGCTGGTGCCGATGCTCGCCAAGCAGTTACTGCGACTGTATGAGCTGGCACCGCAGATGCTCGACTGGCTGCAGCACACAGCACTGCCGTGGGCGCAGTCGAAGCTGGGGCTGTCGGAGGGCTTCTGGAAATTCGACAAGGTCAAGGCGGCGATCACCGAACACATGGGCCAGACCACCGACATCGTCGGTGTGGTGCTGAGTCAGGCCACGGCCTCAAGTCTGGCGCTGATCGGCTGGTTGGCGAATCTGGTGCTGATCCCGGTGGTGAGTTTCTACTTGCTGCGCGACTGGGACGTGATGATGGCCAAGATCCGCAGCCTGTTGCCGCGTGACCGCGAAGAGCGTGTAGTGGCTCTGGCCGGCGAGTGTCACGAGGTGCTTGGCGCTTTCGTGCGCGGCCAGTTGCTGGTGATGCTGGCGTTGGGCGTGATCTATGCGGCGGGCCTGATGATTGTCGGTCTGGAGCTGGGCCTGTTGATCGGCCTGATCGCCGGTCTGGCGGCCATCGTGCCTTATATGGGGTTTGTGATCGGGATCGGCGCGGCGCTGATTGCCGGGCTGTTCCAGTTCGGTGGTGATCTGTATCCGATGATCGGGATCGTGGCGGTGTTCATGGTCGGTCAGGCATTGGAGGGCATGGTGCTGACGCCATTGCTGGTGGGTGATCGAATCGGTTTGCATCCGGTGGCGGTGATCTTTGCGATCCTGGCCGGCGGCGAGTTGTTCGGTTTCACCGGTGTGCTGCTGGCGTTGCCGGTGGCGGCGGTGATCATGGTGTTGGTGCGCCACGTCCATGACTTGTACAAAGACTCCGACATTTATAGCGGAGTGGATGATCCGAAGCTGTAA
- the purM gene encoding phosphoribosylformylglycinamidine cyclo-ligase codes for MSKQPSLSYKDAGVDIDAGEALVERIKSVAKRTARPEVMGGLGGFGALCEIPAGYKQPVLVSGTDGVGTKLRLALNLNKHDSIGQDLVAMCVNDLVVCGAEPLFFLDYYATGKLNVDVAATVVTGIGAGCELAGCSLVGGETAEMPGMYEGEDYDLAGFCVGVVEKAEIIDGSKVATGDALIALPSSGPHSNGYSLIRKIIEVSGADIETVQLDGKPLTELLMAPTRIYVKPLLKLIKDTGAVKAMAHITGGGLLDNIPRVLPKGAQAVVDVASWTRPAVFDWLQEKGNVDETEMHRVLNCGVGMVICVAQEHVEVALNTLRDAGEQPWVIGQIAAAAEGAAQVDLQNLKAH; via the coding sequence ATGAGCAAGCAACCCTCCCTGAGCTACAAGGACGCCGGTGTAGACATCGACGCCGGTGAAGCATTGGTCGAACGCATCAAGAGCGTCGCCAAGCGCACTGCGCGCCCGGAAGTCATGGGCGGCCTGGGCGGTTTCGGCGCCCTCTGCGAAATCCCGGCCGGCTACAAACAGCCAGTACTGGTTTCCGGCACCGACGGCGTCGGCACCAAGCTGCGCCTGGCGCTGAACCTGAACAAGCACGACAGCATCGGCCAGGACCTGGTCGCCATGTGCGTCAACGATCTGGTGGTGTGCGGCGCCGAGCCGCTGTTCTTCCTCGACTACTACGCCACCGGCAAGCTGAACGTTGATGTTGCCGCCACCGTCGTCACCGGTATCGGTGCAGGCTGCGAACTGGCTGGCTGCTCCCTGGTTGGCGGCGAAACCGCTGAAATGCCTGGCATGTACGAAGGCGAAGACTACGACCTGGCCGGCTTCTGCGTCGGCGTCGTGGAAAAAGCGGAAATCATCGACGGCTCGAAAGTCGCTACCGGTGATGCCCTGATCGCCCTGCCATCGTCCGGCCCGCACTCCAACGGCTACTCGCTGATCCGCAAGATCATCGAAGTGTCCGGTGCCGACATCGAAACCGTTCAGCTCGACGGCAAGCCGCTGACCGAACTGCTGATGGCCCCGACCCGCATCTACGTGAAGCCGCTGCTCAAGCTGATCAAGGATACCGGCGCTGTCAAAGCCATGGCCCACATCACCGGTGGCGGCCTGCTGGACAACATCCCGCGCGTTCTGCCAAAAGGCGCTCAGGCGGTGGTTGACGTGGCCAGCTGGACTCGCCCGGCCGTCTTCGACTGGCTGCAAGAGAAAGGCAACGTTGACGAAACCGAGATGCACCGCGTGCTGAACTGCGGCGTGGGCATGGTGATCTGCGTGGCTCAGGAGCACGTTGAAGTTGCCTTGAACACCCTGCGTGACGCTGGCGAGCAGCCTTGGGTCATCGGCCAGATCGCTGCTGCCGCCGAAGGCGCTGCCCAGGTTGATCTGCAGAACCTTAAGGCTCATTAA
- a CDS encoding DUF2066 domain-containing protein: MRLCKLLLVGCLSLVSLASQAENVKGLYQVREPVNGQSPEERDRATQSALDTLVLRLTGDPKAPQNPGLAPIRKDPQQIISQFGFDAGPPEVLKVDFDPATTEQALRRAGLALWGVSRPSILSWWLNDSAEGSSLVGDGQASAAPLRRAAQHRGLPLRLPLADLSEQLVATAPTLEGTDPAPLHAASERYNADALLAVHAREEGGQWQAKWHLWLGDQKEAGSVQGADQAAVADAVMLAVAERLAPRFVAKPGASGQQTLEVQGMNLEHYATLLRMLEPFGVRLQSVDADRIVYRVNGSADQLRAQLSLAKLQEMPAEAAPVAPQPAVPGGAPVVAPAPIPAAPLLRFRW; this comes from the coding sequence ATGCGTTTGTGTAAATTGCTGTTAGTGGGTTGCTTGTCTCTGGTCAGCCTGGCGAGCCAGGCCGAAAACGTCAAAGGTCTTTATCAGGTGCGCGAACCGGTCAACGGCCAGTCGCCGGAGGAGCGTGATCGCGCCACTCAGTCCGCGCTCGACACGCTGGTGCTGCGTCTCACCGGCGACCCGAAGGCGCCGCAGAACCCCGGGCTGGCGCCGATTCGCAAGGACCCACAGCAGATCATCAGTCAGTTCGGCTTCGATGCCGGGCCACCGGAGGTATTGAAAGTTGATTTCGACCCGGCCACCACCGAGCAGGCATTGCGCCGTGCCGGGCTGGCGCTGTGGGGGGTGAGTCGGCCGTCGATCCTGAGCTGGTGGCTGAACGACTCCGCCGAAGGCTCAAGCCTGGTGGGCGACGGTCAGGCCAGTGCCGCGCCATTGCGGCGTGCCGCCCAGCACCGAGGGTTGCCGTTGCGCCTGCCGCTGGCGGATCTGAGCGAGCAACTGGTCGCGACCGCGCCGACGCTTGAAGGCACCGATCCCGCGCCGCTGCATGCAGCGTCTGAACGCTACAACGCTGACGCCTTGCTCGCCGTGCATGCCCGCGAAGAAGGCGGTCAGTGGCAAGCCAAATGGCATTTGTGGCTGGGAGATCAAAAGGAAGCGGGCAGCGTGCAAGGGGCTGATCAAGCCGCTGTTGCCGATGCCGTGATGCTGGCGGTCGCCGAGCGCCTGGCGCCTCGTTTTGTCGCCAAGCCGGGCGCTTCGGGTCAGCAGACTCTGGAAGTGCAAGGCATGAATCTGGAGCATTACGCGACGTTGCTGCGGATGCTCGAACCCTTTGGTGTGCGTCTGCAGAGTGTCGATGCCGATCGCATTGTGTATCGGGTGAACGGCAGTGCCGATCAGTTGCGGGCGCAGTTGTCGCTGGCGAAATTGCAGGAAATGCCGGCTGAGGCAGCTCCGGTGGCTCCGCAACCCGCAGTGCCGGGTGGTGCGCCTGTCGTTGCGCCGGCACCGATACCTGCGGCGCCGTTGTTGCGGTTTCGCTGGTAG
- a CDS encoding DUF3108 domain-containing protein produces MRRALLFACALLALPFAQAADLQPFSASYTADWKQLPMSGTAERSLTKEANGVWKLTFKASMMIASLSEESTLTLDKDTLLPQSYHFERGGLGKAKKADLDFDWTTKMVTGTDRGDAVKVPLNRGMVDKSTYQLALQHDVASGKKTMSYQVVDGGEVDTYDFRVLGSEKVETKAGKIDAIKVERVRDPTQSKRTTVMWFAKDWDYLLVRLQQVETDGKEYNIMLLDGTVNGKPVKGS; encoded by the coding sequence ATGCGTCGCGCCCTGCTCTTCGCTTGCGCTCTGCTCGCCCTGCCATTCGCCCAGGCGGCAGACCTTCAACCGTTCTCCGCCAGCTACACCGCCGACTGGAAACAGTTGCCCATGAGCGGCACTGCCGAACGCAGCCTGACCAAGGAAGCCAACGGCGTCTGGAAGCTCACCTTCAAGGCTTCGATGATGATCGCCAGCCTGTCCGAAGAAAGCACCCTGACCCTGGACAAGGACACCCTGCTCCCGCAGTCCTACCACTTCGAACGTGGCGGCCTGGGTAAAGCGAAAAAGGCTGACCTGGACTTCGACTGGACCACCAAGATGGTCACCGGCACCGATCGCGGCGACGCGGTAAAAGTCCCGCTGAACCGTGGCATGGTCGACAAGTCCACTTACCAGCTGGCACTGCAGCATGACGTCGCCTCCGGCAAGAAGACCATGAGCTATCAAGTGGTCGACGGCGGTGAAGTCGATACCTATGACTTCCGCGTATTGGGCTCCGAGAAAGTCGAGACCAAGGCCGGCAAGATCGACGCGATCAAGGTCGAGCGCGTGCGCGACCCGACACAAAGCAAGCGCACCACCGTGATGTGGTTCGCCAAGGACTGGGATTACCTGCTGGTCCGCCTGCAACAGGTCGAAACCGACGGCAAGGAGTACAACATCATGCTCCTCGACGGCACGGTCAACGGCAAGCCTGTCAAAGGCAGCTGA
- the bluB gene encoding 5,6-dimethylbenzimidazole synthase, whose amino-acid sequence MTDNAFTEAEREAVYRAIAERRDMRHFSGGTVEPELLRRLLEAAHQAPSVGLMQPWRFIRISDRALRGQIQNLVEEERVRTAEALGERSDEFMKLKVEGINDCAEVLVAALMDDRERHIFGRRTLPEMDMASLSCAIQNLWLAARAEGLGMGWVSLFEPQALADLLKLPAGAKPLAVLCLGPVKEFYPAPMLVLEGWAQARPLNELLYENFWGVSQ is encoded by the coding sequence ATGACCGACAACGCATTCACTGAAGCCGAGCGCGAAGCGGTCTATCGCGCCATCGCCGAACGCCGCGACATGCGCCACTTCAGCGGCGGCACGGTCGAGCCTGAATTGCTGCGCCGATTGCTTGAAGCCGCACATCAGGCACCGAGCGTCGGTCTGATGCAGCCATGGCGCTTCATCCGTATCAGCGACCGCGCGCTGCGTGGCCAGATCCAGAACCTTGTTGAAGAAGAACGCGTACGCACCGCCGAGGCCCTCGGCGAGCGCAGTGACGAGTTCATGAAGCTCAAGGTCGAAGGCATCAACGACTGTGCGGAAGTGCTGGTCGCAGCCTTGATGGACGATCGCGAGCGACACATTTTTGGCCGCCGCACGCTGCCGGAAATGGACATGGCCTCATTGTCCTGCGCGATCCAGAACCTGTGGCTGGCGGCGCGCGCCGAAGGCCTGGGCATGGGCTGGGTGTCGCTGTTCGAACCGCAGGCGCTGGCCGATCTGCTGAAACTGCCGGCCGGGGCCAAGCCGCTGGCGGTTCTGTGTCTGGGACCGGTCAAGGAATTCTATCCGGCGCCGATGCTGGTACTCGAAGGGTGGGCGCAGGCGCGTCCGCTCAATGAGCTGCTGTATGAAAATTTCTGGGGAGTGAGTCAATGA
- a CDS encoding C40 family peptidase, which translates to MTMPARLALMFFAALLSACASRTPPPAPVVRAPIVFGSSQAFSPAAEDVLFRALGLVGTPYRWGGNTPDSGFDCSGLIGFVYRDAAGISLPRSTRELIVMQAPNVGKEGLQTGDLIFFATNGGSQVSHAGIYVGEGRFVHAPATGGTVKLDSLSKAYWQKAYLSAKRVLQPEHLAHNP; encoded by the coding sequence ATGACGATGCCGGCCCGCCTCGCCCTGATGTTCTTCGCAGCGCTGCTCAGCGCTTGCGCCAGTCGCACTCCGCCGCCAGCCCCTGTGGTTCGCGCGCCGATTGTGTTCGGATCCTCCCAGGCTTTTTCTCCCGCTGCCGAAGACGTGCTGTTCCGTGCGCTCGGGCTGGTGGGCACGCCTTATCGCTGGGGCGGCAACACGCCGGACTCGGGCTTCGATTGCAGTGGCCTGATCGGTTTTGTCTACCGCGATGCGGCCGGTATCAGCCTGCCGCGTTCGACGCGCGAGTTGATCGTCATGCAGGCGCCGAATGTCGGCAAGGAGGGTTTGCAGACCGGCGACCTGATCTTCTTCGCCACCAATGGCGGCTCTCAGGTCAGCCATGCGGGGATTTACGTCGGGGAAGGGCGCTTCGTTCACGCACCGGCCACCGGCGGCACGGTGAAGCTGGACAGCCTGTCGAAAGCGTATTGGCAGAAGGCCTACCTGAGTGCCAAGCGTGTTCTGCAGCCGGAGCATCTGGCGCATAACCCGTAG
- the hda gene encoding DnaA regulatory inactivator Hda, which yields MKPIQLPLGVRLRDDATFINYYPGANAAALGYVERLCEADAGWTESLIYLWGKHGVGRTHLLQAACLRFEQMGEPAVYLPLAELMDRGIEILDNLEQYELVCLDDLQVIAGKADWEEAMFHLFNRLRDSGRRLLIAASTSPRELPVKLADLKSRLTLALIFQMRPLSDEDKLRALQLRASRRGLHLTDEVGHFILTRGTRSMSALFDLLEQLDQASLQAQRKLTIPFLKETLGW from the coding sequence ATGAAACCGATTCAGCTGCCCCTAGGTGTGCGTCTGCGTGACGACGCCACCTTCATCAACTACTACCCAGGCGCCAATGCCGCTGCACTCGGCTATGTCGAGCGTCTATGCGAAGCCGACGCCGGCTGGACCGAAAGCCTCATCTATCTGTGGGGCAAGCACGGGGTAGGGCGTACGCATCTGTTGCAGGCCGCGTGCCTGCGTTTCGAACAGATGGGCGAGCCGGCGGTGTACCTGCCGCTGGCCGAGTTGATGGATCGCGGCATCGAAATCCTCGACAACCTCGAACAGTACGAACTGGTCTGTCTGGACGACTTGCAGGTGATCGCCGGCAAGGCCGACTGGGAAGAGGCGATGTTTCACCTGTTCAACCGTCTGCGCGACAGCGGTCGCCGCTTGTTGATCGCCGCTTCAACCTCGCCACGTGAATTGCCGGTAAAACTGGCGGATTTGAAATCGCGCCTGACCCTGGCGCTGATTTTCCAGATGCGTCCTCTCTCCGATGAAGACAAATTGCGTGCCCTGCAATTGCGTGCATCCCGTCGCGGTCTGCATCTGACCGATGAAGTCGGGCATTTTATTTTGACTCGCGGGACCCGCAGCATGAGCGCGCTTTTTGACCTGCTCGAGCAGCTCGATCAGGCCTCTTTGCAGGCTCAGCGCAAGCTGACCATTCCCTTCCTGAAAGAAACCCTGGGCTGGTAA
- a CDS encoding cobyrinate a,c-diamide synthase codes for MNQPRHCPAVLIAAPASGQGKTTVTAALARLHRNQGRKVRVFKCGPDFLDPMILERASGAPVYQLDMWMVGEQESRRLLWEAAAEADLILIEGVMGLFDGTPSSADLARHFGVPVLGVIDGTAMAQTFGALALGLARYQPDLPFAGVLANRVGTVRHAQLLEGSLTEGLRWYGALSRETGIELPSRHLGLVQASELNDLDVRLDAAAEALASTCEVALPPAVEFAAPEIVKTERLLEGVRIAVARDEAFAFTYGASLDLLRAMGAELSFFSPIRDTQLPEADSLYLPGGYPELHHVALSQNASMLDAIRAHHAAGKPLLAECGGMLYLLDSLTDVEGTRAGLVGLLNGDAVMQKRLAALALQSVELPEGLLRGHTYHHSLTTTELTPIARGHSPNGGRGAEAVYREGRMTASYVHFYFPSNPSAIAALLVP; via the coding sequence TTGAATCAACCACGTCACTGCCCGGCGGTATTGATCGCCGCGCCGGCCTCCGGCCAGGGCAAGACCACTGTCACCGCCGCGCTGGCCCGTCTGCACCGCAATCAGGGGCGCAAGGTTCGCGTATTCAAATGCGGCCCGGATTTTCTCGACCCGATGATCCTCGAGCGCGCCAGCGGTGCGCCGGTCTATCAACTGGACATGTGGATGGTCGGCGAGCAGGAAAGTCGACGTCTGTTGTGGGAAGCCGCCGCTGAAGCCGATCTGATCCTGATCGAAGGCGTGATGGGCTTGTTCGACGGCACACCGTCGAGCGCCGACCTGGCGCGGCATTTCGGCGTGCCGGTACTCGGCGTGATCGATGGCACGGCCATGGCCCAGACCTTCGGCGCCTTGGCGCTGGGTCTGGCGCGCTACCAGCCGGACCTGCCGTTCGCCGGCGTGCTGGCCAACCGCGTCGGCACCGTGCGCCATGCGCAGTTGCTCGAAGGCAGCCTCACTGAAGGTCTGCGCTGGTACGGCGCGTTGTCCCGGGAAACCGGGATAGAACTGCCAAGTCGCCATCTCGGTCTGGTGCAGGCCAGCGAACTCAATGACCTCGATGTGCGCCTCGACGCCGCCGCCGAAGCGCTGGCCAGCACTTGCGAGGTAGCGCTGCCACCGGCCGTCGAATTCGCCGCGCCTGAAATCGTCAAGACCGAAAGACTGCTCGAAGGCGTGCGGATTGCCGTCGCCCGTGACGAGGCGTTTGCCTTCACCTATGGCGCCAGTCTCGATCTGTTGCGGGCGATGGGCGCGGAGCTGAGTTTCTTCTCGCCGATCCGCGATACGCAATTGCCCGAGGCCGACAGCTTGTACCTGCCCGGCGGTTATCCGGAATTGCATCACGTTGCCTTGTCGCAGAACGCCTCCATGCTCGACGCGATCCGCGCGCATCACGCCGCCGGCAAACCGCTGCTAGCCGAGTGCGGCGGCATGCTGTATTTGCTCGATTCGTTGACCGATGTCGAAGGCACCCGCGCCGGACTGGTCGGTTTGCTCAATGGCGATGCGGTGATGCAAAAACGTCTGGCGGCGCTGGCTCTGCAATCGGTCGAACTGCCGGAAGGCTTGCTGCGCGGTCACACCTATCACCATTCCCTGACCACCACCGAACTGACACCCATTGCCCGTGGCCACAGCCCCAATGGCGGGCGCGGTGCCGAAGCGGTGTATCGGGAAGGGCGGATGACCGCCTCGTACGTGCACTTTTACTTCCCGTCGAATCCGTCGGCGATTGCCGCACTGTTGGTGCCATGA
- a CDS encoding PQQ-dependent sugar dehydrogenase, with the protein MRKPQLVFVIALAGGLTACGESSSLQVSDGTGPSPKLPEPNKTLIPTVNIAPAIGWPAGTKPTPAAGTQVAAFAENLDHPRWLYVLPNGDVLVAETNAPPKPDDGKGIRGWVMKKVMGRAGAGVPSPNRITLLRDADHDGVAETRTVFLQNLNSPFGMTLVGNDLYVADTDRLLRFHYEPGTTEIKSQPIKVVDLPGGPLNHHWTKNVIASKDGSKLYVTVGSNSNVGENGLDQEEGRAAIWEVDRATGNHRIFASGIRNPNGLAWEPKSGALWTAVNERDEIGSDLVPDYITSVKDGGFYGWPFSYYGQHVDVRVEPQQPEMVAKAIAPDYAVGPHTASLGLTFAEGNALPAQFKEGAFIGQHGSWNRKPHSGYKVIFVPFAAGKPSGTPVDVLTGFLDKDENALGRPVGVVIDQQGGLLVADDVGNKVWRVSAAK; encoded by the coding sequence ATGCGCAAGCCCCAGCTCGTTTTCGTCATCGCACTCGCCGGAGGGCTCACCGCCTGTGGTGAATCCTCCAGCCTGCAAGTCTCGGACGGCACCGGCCCGTCCCCCAAACTGCCCGAACCGAACAAGACCCTGATCCCGACGGTGAACATCGCCCCGGCGATCGGCTGGCCGGCCGGCACGAAACCGACACCAGCGGCAGGCACTCAGGTGGCGGCGTTTGCCGAAAACCTCGATCACCCGCGCTGGCTCTACGTGCTGCCCAATGGCGATGTGTTGGTGGCGGAAACCAATGCCCCGCCGAAACCGGACGATGGCAAAGGCATACGCGGCTGGGTGATGAAAAAAGTCATGGGCCGTGCGGGCGCCGGGGTTCCCAGCCCGAATCGCATTACCCTGCTGCGTGACGCCGATCACGATGGCGTGGCGGAAACGCGCACGGTGTTTCTGCAAAACCTCAACTCACCGTTCGGCATGACGCTGGTCGGCAACGATCTGTATGTTGCCGACACCGACCGTTTGCTGCGCTTTCACTACGAACCCGGCACAACCGAGATCAAGAGCCAGCCGATCAAGGTCGTGGATCTGCCGGGTGGCCCGCTCAACCACCACTGGACCAAGAACGTCATTGCCAGCAAGGACGGCAGCAAGCTGTACGTCACCGTCGGCTCGAACAGTAACGTCGGCGAGAATGGCCTGGATCAGGAAGAAGGTCGGGCGGCAATCTGGGAAGTGGACCGCGCGACCGGCAACCATCGGATTTTCGCCTCGGGCATTCGCAATCCCAACGGTCTGGCCTGGGAACCCAAAAGCGGCGCGCTGTGGACAGCGGTGAACGAACGGGACGAGATCGGCAGCGACCTGGTGCCGGACTACATCACCTCGGTCAAGGACGGCGGGTTTTATGGCTGGCCATTCAGCTATTACGGCCAGCATGTCGATGTCCGCGTCGAACCACAACAGCCAGAGATGGTGGCCAAGGCCATCGCTCCCGACTACGCCGTAGGCCCGCATACCGCCTCACTGGGGCTGACGTTCGCCGAGGGCAACGCGTTGCCAGCACAATTCAAGGAGGGCGCGTTCATCGGCCAGCATGGCTCGTGGAATCGCAAGCCGCACAGTGGCTACAAGGTGATCTTCGTCCCGTTTGCCGCAGGCAAACCGAGCGGAACGCCAGTGGACGTGCTGACCGGCTTCCTCGACAAGGACGAGAACGCTTTGGGGCGCCCGGTCGGCGTGGTGATCGACCAGCAAGGTGGATTGCTGGTGGCGGATGATGTGGGGAACAAGGTGTGGCGAGTTTCGGCGGCTAAATAG
- a CDS encoding C40 family peptidase: MLKRFAPLVPLALVTLLFGCAAHSPVNQEQQQAKNSATAQSSVIYQEELDTEKELAAFNGKKPYQLPVLADSILERGMSLIGTRYRFGGTSEAGFDCSGFIGYLFREEAGMNLPRSTREMINVDAPLVSRSNLEPGDLLFFATNGRRGRVSHAGIYLGDNQFIHSSSRRSGGVRIDSLGDSYWSKTFIEAKRALANAPTVVTARK; this comes from the coding sequence ATGCTAAAGCGCTTCGCACCCCTCGTGCCTCTCGCACTCGTCACCCTGTTGTTCGGTTGCGCTGCTCATTCACCTGTTAATCAAGAGCAGCAACAGGCTAAAAATTCTGCCACCGCTCAGTCTTCCGTTATTTATCAGGAAGAGCTGGACACCGAGAAAGAACTCGCCGCTTTCAACGGCAAGAAGCCTTATCAGCTTCCGGTTCTGGCAGACAGTATTCTTGAACGCGGCATGTCCCTGATCGGTACCCGTTACCGTTTCGGCGGTACCTCTGAAGCCGGGTTCGATTGCAGCGGTTTCATCGGCTATCTGTTCCGCGAAGAAGCCGGCATGAACCTGCCGCGCTCCACCCGCGAAATGATCAACGTGGATGCTCCGCTGGTATCGCGCAGCAACCTCGAGCCGGGCGACCTGCTGTTCTTCGCCACCAATGGTCGTCGCGGTCGTGTAAGCCACGCCGGGATCTACCTGGGCGACAACCAGTTCATCCACTCCAGCAGTCGTCGCAGTGGCGGTGTCCGCATCGACAGCCTGGGTGACAGCTACTGGAGCAAGACCTTCATCGAAGCCAAGCGCGCTTTGGCGAACGCTCCAACCGTGGTTACCGCTCGCAAGTAA